In Anaerolineales bacterium, a single window of DNA contains:
- a CDS encoding GAF domain-containing protein, with amino-acid sequence MYREEDTVPHHEARAFWVSALRAAAGVARKAVASEADVFRALTQELHRLKLRGSATLLTDDGMLEVQSQSMSNAVTQTLQRLTGLGIRGYRFDPNEIDVYRQVLESGEAVFTTDRTELVRQLTPKRFRAFIPRIMRIIGEVPAIIAPLILSEKPIGTINVSASWLTEEDRPMLSALADHIAIALGQVRARNEIQAALKRESLRNEVAQAITSELDLPTVLETTIRVAIEVTSADAGAIGLVEDDGKSVTFPHVIGLPDEIRLSQAPVGTGLIWKVLEARSPILLSDYPHHSEANPIWVKAGIQKLLGVPLIVGEKPIGGLGLFILNEECSFGKEQADLIQSIGSMAAVAIDNARLYTNVTQRAQESQALIRTARSISSSLDQDTVLRMIAKEAKSLLQADASRIHLLDNQTDDLNCVVALGPAAEAAADLVLRVGQGLVGYVAQQGEPIILNNTASDPRGVLIPGTSNDDLECLLITPLSIRQRIMGTMTVQRDGLNRPFKSSDLELLNAFATQAAVTLENAHLFGQIAAQAQQLEAEVAERTRDLSISEARYRALVETSLAGIFQVNPAGTITYVNQAMAELCGYDADDLIGKSVLDIFPPNLQQPIMTQFDEKRKLQSTTREVFDIEIPSQQNRHIPVLLAASLIADADGNPQGVSGLVLDISRQKNLEAALQAERDRLDVLLTNIGDAVMVTDVTGTIEYVNPGWERLTGFSQEEALGKRPNILKSGRHDEEFYRQLWATILAGKTWRGDVVNCHKDGTFYDAALTITPVCDDAEEVINFVSVSHDISALKELDRLKSQFVSDVSHELRTPLTNIRLYLDLLNTRMDDPDKFGEYLETLQRESERLANLIDDLLSLSRLDADAVPFVPVALDINEILTSLVTDRQNLAAKRGLKLTIDTTKNLPQVTGDARLLTQVFTNLLTNAMNYTPNGGTITLRARKKRESGKNWVIAEVDDTGLGISPGEQKMIFRRFFRGSASKITGAPGTGLGLSICMEILERHDGRITVQSEGVSGEGSCFSVWLPANENH; translated from the coding sequence GTGTATAGGGAAGAAGATACCGTTCCTCATCACGAGGCGAGAGCATTTTGGGTCTCAGCTCTGCGCGCAGCCGCTGGTGTGGCGCGCAAAGCCGTTGCCAGCGAAGCCGATGTCTTCCGTGCCCTCACCCAAGAATTACACCGCTTAAAGCTGCGCGGATCCGCCACGCTTTTAACCGATGACGGAATGCTCGAAGTACAGTCCCAATCGATGAGCAACGCAGTAACCCAAACGCTGCAACGCCTCACGGGATTGGGAATTCGCGGCTACCGCTTCGACCCAAACGAAATAGACGTGTATCGGCAAGTGCTCGAAAGTGGCGAAGCTGTATTTACCACCGACCGCACCGAACTCGTCAGGCAATTGACCCCAAAACGATTCAGGGCCTTCATCCCGCGCATCATGCGCATCATCGGCGAGGTCCCTGCCATCATCGCCCCCTTGATCCTGTCCGAGAAACCTATTGGGACCATCAACGTCAGCGCTTCATGGTTGACCGAAGAAGACCGGCCCATGCTTTCCGCACTCGCCGATCATATTGCCATAGCCCTGGGGCAGGTGCGCGCCCGCAACGAAATTCAAGCCGCATTGAAACGAGAAAGTCTGCGTAACGAAGTGGCCCAGGCGATCACCAGCGAGCTCGATTTACCGACCGTTTTAGAGACGACGATTCGCGTCGCCATCGAAGTCACGAGTGCCGATGCCGGCGCCATCGGTCTCGTCGAAGACGACGGCAAGAGCGTCACCTTCCCTCACGTCATCGGTCTTCCGGATGAAATCCGTCTGTCCCAGGCGCCGGTCGGAACGGGTTTGATCTGGAAAGTACTCGAGGCGCGCAGCCCGATACTGCTCTCAGACTATCCGCACCACTCCGAAGCCAATCCGATCTGGGTCAAGGCGGGAATTCAAAAACTTCTCGGCGTTCCCTTGATCGTGGGCGAAAAACCGATCGGCGGATTGGGCCTCTTCATCCTTAATGAGGAGTGTTCCTTTGGCAAGGAACAAGCTGATCTGATTCAGTCCATTGGAAGCATGGCAGCGGTGGCCATTGATAATGCCCGCCTATATACCAACGTCACGCAACGCGCGCAAGAATCACAGGCTCTGATCCGCACGGCCCGTTCGATTTCCTCCTCCCTCGACCAGGATACCGTATTGCGCATGATCGCCAAAGAAGCGAAGAGCTTGCTCCAGGCAGACGCCAGCCGCATCCACCTGCTCGACAATCAAACGGACGACCTCAACTGCGTAGTCGCGCTGGGTCCGGCCGCTGAGGCCGCCGCGGATTTGGTCCTGCGAGTCGGTCAAGGCCTCGTCGGATACGTCGCCCAACAGGGAGAGCCGATAATTCTCAACAACACCGCCAGCGATCCGCGTGGCGTGCTGATCCCCGGCACATCGAACGACGATCTCGAGTGCTTGCTCATAACGCCGCTGAGCATTCGGCAGCGGATCATGGGCACCATGACGGTGCAGCGTGACGGCCTCAATCGACCTTTCAAGTCCTCCGATCTTGAGCTGTTGAACGCTTTCGCCACCCAGGCGGCGGTCACGCTGGAGAACGCGCACCTTTTTGGCCAAATCGCTGCGCAAGCGCAGCAACTCGAAGCCGAAGTTGCGGAACGCACGCGTGATCTCTCCATCTCCGAAGCTCGCTATCGTGCGCTCGTTGAGACTTCCCTCGCGGGAATCTTTCAAGTCAATCCCGCCGGCACGATCACCTATGTCAACCAAGCCATGGCCGAACTGTGTGGATACGATGCGGACGACCTGATCGGTAAAAGCGTGCTCGATATCTTTCCTCCCAATCTCCAACAACCCATCATGACGCAGTTCGACGAGAAGAGGAAACTTCAATCCACAACTCGCGAGGTGTTCGACATCGAAATCCCCTCGCAACAGAATCGCCACATCCCCGTCTTGCTTGCAGCCAGTCTGATTGCAGACGCCGATGGAAACCCGCAGGGTGTAAGCGGACTCGTTCTGGATATTTCCAGGCAAAAGAATCTGGAGGCGGCGCTCCAAGCCGAACGAGACCGCCTGGACGTACTGCTTACGAACATCGGCGACGCGGTAATGGTGACCGACGTCACCGGGACGATCGAATACGTGAACCCGGGCTGGGAACGATTAACCGGTTTTTCGCAAGAGGAAGCGCTCGGCAAGCGACCCAACATTCTTAAAAGCGGGCGGCACGACGAAGAATTCTATCGGCAATTGTGGGCCACCATTCTGGCCGGTAAAACCTGGCGCGGGGACGTCGTCAATTGTCACAAAGACGGCACCTTCTACGACGCGGCGTTGACCATCACGCCCGTTTGTGACGACGCCGAAGAAGTGATCAATTTCGTCAGCGTTTCACACGACATCAGCGCGCTCAAGGAGCTCGATCGGCTGAAGTCACAATTCGTTTCGGATGTTTCCCATGAGCTGCGCACGCCCCTGACAAACATCCGTCTCTACCTGGACCTGCTCAACACACGGATGGACGATCCCGATAAGTTTGGCGAGTATCTGGAGACCCTTCAACGGGAAAGCGAGCGTCTGGCTAATTTGATCGATGATTTACTCTCGCTTTCGAGGTTGGATGCGGATGCGGTACCCTTCGTTCCCGTCGCCCTCGACATCAACGAGATTCTCACCTCGCTGGTAACCGATCGCCAGAATCTTGCCGCAAAACGGGGCTTGAAACTGACCATCGATACGACGAAGAATTTGCCCCAAGTCACCGGAGACGCACGCCTGCTTACACAGGTGTTCACCAATCTCCTGACCAACGCCATGAACTACACGCCCAATGGGGGAACGATCACCCTGCGCGCAAGGAAAAAGCGTGAATCGGGGAAAAATTGGGTCATTGCCGAAGTTGACGATACGGGACTCGGTATTTCACCCGGAGAACAAAAAATGATCTTCAGGCGTTTCTTCCGTGGATCGGCAAGCAAGATCACCGGCGCGCCAGGAACGGGACTGGGCCTTTCCATTTGCATGGAAATATTGGAACGCCACGATGGGCGCATTACCGTCCAAAGTGAGGGGGTATCGGGTGAAGGCTCCTGCTTCTCCGTCTGGCTGCCGGCGAACGAAAATCATTGA